The genomic stretch CATCCCGGCCACGGGCGCGCGCACGGTGGGCATCCTCGGCTGGGGGTCGGTCAGACCCGGCTGGTGGCGTACTTGCGGGCGGCGAAGGCCGCGCCGGCGAGGCCGACGACGGTCAGGCCGACCAGCGGTGCCGGGATGCCCTCGTCAGCGGCCAGGCCGGCCGAGCCACCGGGGACGCCGGTCGGGGCGGAGGCCCCGGCCTGCACGGTCTGGGTGGCGAGCTCGTAGCCGGCCTCCTCCGAACCCCAGGCGTAGACGATGGTGTTCGCGCCCTCGGCCACCGTCACATCGGCCGGGCCGATCGCCACGGTGTCGGTGCCGGCGACGACCACGTCGGCGCTCACCGATCCGGCGGGGACGGTCAGCGACTCCTCGTTCGGGTTGACCAGCCCGTCGATGACGACCTCGCCACCGGCCCGGACGTCGACGGCGGGCGCCGCGGCCACGTGGCGCACGGTGAGCCGGCCCTCGCCCGCGGGCACCGCGGAGGTGTCGTTGACGAACGGGGTCAGTGCGGGCTCGCCGGCCTCGGTCAGGTGGGCGACCACCGTGGCGTTCGCGCCGGCCGGGATCTCCACGTCGTCGACGCTGATCGCGACCTCGGCGGACTCCGGGTCGGCGCCGGCCGGGTAGACCGTCAGGTCGTAGTCGCCGGCGGGCAGCTCGAGCGGGCCGGCCAGGGTGCCGGCGGTGAAGTCGGAGATGAGCTCTTCGCCGTTGGCGTAGACGTCGACCGGGGTGTCCGGGATGCCGTGCAGGACCGAGACGGTCGCGGTGTGCGAGTCGGCCAGCGCGGGCGTGGCCGCGAAGAGCAGGGCGAACGCGCCGGTGGCGCCGGCGGTCAGGGCGATCGGGCGGGACTTGTTCACGGTGACGTTCCTTCCGTTGGGGTGGACTGTCACCGCTCCCTGTGCCCGGTTCCCCCACATGGATGCAGGCCGAGACCGATCCGTTTCATTCGGCCAGCCCGCGGCCCAGCGCGTCGAGGTCAGCCGGGGTCGCGTCGAGGTGCGGCGACACCCGCAGCACCGGACTGCTCAGCTCCGAGCGGGCGCGCTCCCGGCCGACGGCAGTGACGACGATGCCGTGCTCGACCCGCAGCCGCTGCACGGTCCCCCGGACGTCGACGCCGTCCGGGGGACGCAGGGTGGTGATCGCCGTCGGCTCGTCCCGGGGCTCGACCACCGCCCAGCCGCCGCACCCGTCCAGCCGCTCGCGGGTGGCGCGGCCCAGCGCCGCCAGCCGCTCGCGCACCCGGTGCGGACCCGCGGCCAGGTGCTCGCCGATCGCCAGCACCAGGCCGACGCGGCCGGCGATGTGCGCCTCGCGGGACTCGTACCACCGGGCGTGGTCGACGCCCACGCCGCCGTCGTCGTACAGCTCGGGGGCGGTCTGGAGGGTCATCTGCGCGGTGACCGACGGCCGCATCGCCAGGAACCCGACGCCTCGCGGGCCGGCCAGCCACTTGCGCGAGGTGCCGTAGGCGACGTCGGCGGGCAGGTCGCAGTCGACCTGGCCGAGGGCCTGCGCCAGGTCGAGCACCAGCGGGACGCCGAGGGCCCGGCAGACCGCCGCGATCTCCCGGGCGGGCTGGACGACGCCGCGGTGGCTGGCGACCACGGTGAGGTGGACCAGGGCGGGCGGGTCTGCCCGCAGCGCCCGCTCGACCCCGTCGACGTCGGCTCGGCCCAGGTCGTCGGCGGGCAGCAGCACCGGGGTCAGCCCGGCCGCGGTGAACGCGGTGACGGTGTGCCAGTACTCGTTGGGGAAGAGGGCCACGGTGCTGCCGGCCGGCAGCCGCCACCCGGCCAGCAGGGTGCGCAGCGAGTCCTGGGCGCTCTCGGTGAAGGCGACGTCGGCGGCGGCCATCCCGACCAGCCCGCCGAGCACCGACCGGCCCTGCTGCAGCAACCCCTCGGCGGCTGCCTCGGCCACGTACCCGCCGAGCTCCGCCTCGTGCCGGGCGTGCCGCGCCACCGCCTCCAGCACCGCGGTGCTCTGCCGGCTGCACGCCGCGTTGTCCAGGTGCACGCCCGCGGGGCGGGGGCGGGCCGCGCGCCAGGCGTCGCCGAGATCGGGGTGGGGGAGATCGCTCACCCCGGGAACGCTAGGGCAGCCGCGGGGGTGGGCGACCGGTCCACCGGCAGGCCACTGGCGCACCCGCCCCGGCGGAGGGCGCCCGGGCGCCGTCTGGTTGCATCCGCACAGCTGAGGTGCGCGACCGCAGCCCACGGACCCCCGTCCGGGTGGGCTTCCCGGACCGAGGAGTGCCTTCGGCGCGGCCGGGTAGGGAGCCCGGGACGCGCTGCCGGCACACGGGGTGGCAGAGGACCGGCAGGACGGAGAACCGCAGGCATGGACGGGGCAGCAGGACCCGGGGTGCACCGCGCGCTCGTCGCCTCCGCCGATGCCGACCTGGTCGACGGCGCGGTCGCCTTCGTCACCGCGGGACTCGCGGCCGGTCAGCCGGTGGTGGTCGTCAGCGCCGACCCCACCGCGACCCTGCTGCAGAAGGAGCTGGGCGACCGGCCGGAGGTCTCCTGGGTCGCCTGGGCCGACGTGTACGGCAACGGCCCGGCCGCGGCCATCACCGCCGTCCGCCGGCTCGGCGGGCAGCACCGCACCGGCGACGGCGGGGTCGTCCGGGTGGTGCTCGAGCCGCTGCCCGGCCCCGATCCGGAGACCTGGCGCGAGTGGCAGCGCTACGACGCGGTGCTGGACCACTCGCTGACCGAGGCCGCCGAGCTGGGCGAGGACGGCCTGGTGGTGCTGTGCCTCGTCGACACCCGCCGGGTGCCGGAGCCGCTCGTGGCCGCCGCGGTCGCCACCCACCCCTTCGTCGTCGTCGACGGCGAGCTTCGTCGCAACCCCGACCACGTCGATCCCGCCGAGTACCTCACCTCGCTGCCGATCCCGCCCGAGCCGCTGGAGGAGACCGAGCCGCTGGTCCGCGCCGACGGCGTGCGCGACCTGCGCGGGCTCCGCCGTGACCTGGCGGTCCGTGCTGCCGCGGCCGAGCTGCCCCCCGGATCGGAGCCGGCGCTGGAGGACTTCCTGCTCGCCGTCGACGAGATGACCACCAACGCGCTGCGGCACGGCCGGCCCCCGGTCGACCTGCGGCTGTGGGTCGACGCCGACCGCCTGGTCTGCACCGTCACCGACCGGGGCGCCGGACTGCAGGACCCCTTCGCCGGCTACGGACCGGCGCACGGCGACGATCTCTCCCTCGGCGGGATGGGGCTGTGGCTGGCCCGCCAGCTGTGCGATCACGTCGACATCACCCCCACCGACGAGGGGGTCCGGGTGCGGCTGACCACCGTGCTGCGGTGAGCGACCGGGACCGCGACCCGGAGGGCCGGGCGCGCAACGCCCGACCCCGGGACGCCCTGGGCCGGCCGCTTCCTCACGGCGCGGTCGGCGAGCCACGGGCACCCGAGGGCGTCGTGCGGGAACCCGCACGGTCGCTGGCCGAGGCGCAGCAGCTGCTGGACGCCGGCCGGCCCTTCCACGCCCACGAGGTGCTGGAGGACGCCTGGAAGTCCTGCCCGGACGACGAGCGCGACCTCTGGCGCGGACTGGCCCAGCTGGCGGTCGGGCTCACCCACGCGGCGCGCGGCAACGCCACCGGGGCGGCCACCCTGCTCGGCCGCGGGGTGCGCTCGCTGTCGCCGGCCACGGACGCCGCGCACCGGCACGGGGTGGACGACGTCGGGCTGGCCGCCTGGGCGACCCGGCTCGCGGCCGCCGCCGAGGCGGGTCGGCCACTCGACCTGACCCCGCCGCGGCTCACGCTGGGACCGGCCCGGTGAGCGCGCCCGACACGGTCTCCTCCGATGGGGTCTCCTTCGATGCCGTCTCGTTCGATGCGCTGAGCGAGGACTCGCTGCGCGCCGCCGGCAGCCTGAAGTGGACGAAGTACGGCACCGCGATCGGGGCGTTCGTCGCCGAGATGGACGTCGGCACGGCGCCGGTCGTGACCCGGGCGCTGCACGAGGCCGTCGACGCCGCCGCGTTCGGGTACCTGCCGGCCGCCGTCCAGCAGGACCTGGCGGCGGCCTGTGCCCGGTGGCAGGCCGAGCGCTACGGCTGGGCGGTGCCCGCCGCGCGGGTGGCGCCGCTGGCCGACGTCGTCGCCGGGCTGACCGCCGCGATCGACCACTTCACCCCGCCCGGCGCGCCCGTGGTGCTGCCGACGCCGGCGTACATGCCGTTCCTGCGGGTGCCCGGGGAGCGGGGCCGCGAGGTCGTGCAGGTGCCGATGGTGCCCGGCGCCGACGGCCGGCCGACGTACGACCTGGCGGGGATCGACCGGGCGCTGGCCGGCGGCGGGCTGTTCGTGCACGTCAACCCGCACAACCCGCTCGGCCGGGTGTTCACCGAGGCCGAGCAGCTGGGCCTGGCCGAGGTGGTGGCGCGACGGGGCGCTCGGGTGTTCGCCGACGAGATCCACGCACCCCTGGTCTACCGGGGCCAGGCGCACCGGCCCTACGCCTCGCTGTCCCCGGTCACCGCCGGGCACACGGTCACCGCGACGTCGGCGTCCAAGGCGTGGAACCTGCCGGGACTCAAGTGCGCGCAGCTGCTGCTCAGCAACGACGCCGACGCCGCGCGCTGGGCCGAGGTGGGGGAGCGGCCCGAGCACGGGTGCTCGACCCTCGGCGCCATCGCGAACACCGTGGCGTTCACCGAGGGCGGTCCGTGGCTGGACGAGGTCCTGCACCACCTGGACGGCAGCCGCCGGATGCTCGCCGACCTGCTCGCCGAGCACCTGCCCCGGGTGCGGTACACCCCGCCCGAGGGCACCTACCTGGCCTGGCTCGACTGCCGGGAGCTCGGCGTGGCCGAGCCGCTGGGGGAGTTCTTCCGCCGGGAGGCCGGGGTCGCGCTGATCGACGGCACCGAGTGCGGCGCCGCGGGGGCGGGGCACGTCCGGCTCACCCTGGCCACGCCGCGCCCGGTGCTGCGCGCCATCGTGCAGCGGATGGCCGCCGCGGTCGGCTGACCCCCGTCCGAGGGTTCGAGCTGGCCGTTCGCGCCTGCGAGCGGGGATCATGGGCGGGTGCCCGAGTTGCCCGAGGTGGAGGCGCTGGCGGCGTTCCTGCGGGAGCACGCCGTCGGCCGGACCGTGACGCGGCTGGACCTGGCGGCGGTCCAGGCGATCAAGACCTTCGACCCGCCGCTGTCCTCGCTCGCCGGGCTGGAGGTCACCGGGGCCACCCGGCACGGCAAGTTCCTCGACCTCGACGTCTCCGGCCTGCACCTCGTCGTGCACCTGGCCCGGGCCGGCTGGCTGCACTGGCGGGAGGGGCTGCCCACCGCGCCGCCGAAGCCCGGCAAGGGGCCGCTCGCGCTGCGCGTCCACCTGGCGGGAGGGCCGGGTCGGGATGAGGAGGCGAACGGCTTCGACCTCACCGAGCAGGGCA from Modestobacter roseus encodes the following:
- a CDS encoding DUF4397 domain-containing protein, with protein sequence MNKSRPIALTAGATGAFALLFAATPALADSHTATVSVLHGIPDTPVDVYANGEELISDFTAGTLAGPLELPAGDYDLTVYPAGADPESAEVAISVDDVEIPAGANATVVAHLTEAGEPALTPFVNDTSAVPAGEGRLTVRHVAAAPAVDVRAGGEVVIDGLVNPNEESLTVPAGSVSADVVVAGTDTVAIGPADVTVAEGANTIVYAWGSEEAGYELATQTVQAGASAPTGVPGGSAGLAADEGIPAPLVGLTVVGLAGAAFAARKYATSRV
- the egtE gene encoding ergothioneine biosynthesis PLP-dependent enzyme EgtE — encoded protein: MSDLPHPDLGDAWRAARPRPAGVHLDNAACSRQSTAVLEAVARHARHEAELGGYVAEAAAEGLLQQGRSVLGGLVGMAAADVAFTESAQDSLRTLLAGWRLPAGSTVALFPNEYWHTVTAFTAAGLTPVLLPADDLGRADVDGVERALRADPPALVHLTVVASHRGVVQPAREIAAVCRALGVPLVLDLAQALGQVDCDLPADVAYGTSRKWLAGPRGVGFLAMRPSVTAQMTLQTAPELYDDGGVGVDHARWYESREAHIAGRVGLVLAIGEHLAAGPHRVRERLAALGRATRERLDGCGGWAVVEPRDEPTAITTLRPPDGVDVRGTVQRLRVEHGIVVTAVGRERARSELSSPVLRVSPHLDATPADLDALGRGLAE
- a CDS encoding sensor histidine kinase, which encodes MDGAAGPGVHRALVASADADLVDGAVAFVTAGLAAGQPVVVVSADPTATLLQKELGDRPEVSWVAWADVYGNGPAAAITAVRRLGGQHRTGDGGVVRVVLEPLPGPDPETWREWQRYDAVLDHSLTEAAELGEDGLVVLCLVDTRRVPEPLVAAAVATHPFVVVDGELRRNPDHVDPAEYLTSLPIPPEPLEETEPLVRADGVRDLRGLRRDLAVRAAAAELPPGSEPALEDFLLAVDEMTTNALRHGRPPVDLRLWVDADRLVCTVTDRGAGLQDPFAGYGPAHGDDLSLGGMGLWLARQLCDHVDITPTDEGVRVRLTTVLR
- a CDS encoding DUF309 domain-containing protein translates to MSDRDRDPEGRARNARPRDALGRPLPHGAVGEPRAPEGVVREPARSLAEAQQLLDAGRPFHAHEVLEDAWKSCPDDERDLWRGLAQLAVGLTHAARGNATGAATLLGRGVRSLSPATDAAHRHGVDDVGLAAWATRLAAAAEAGRPLDLTPPRLTLGPAR
- a CDS encoding MalY/PatB family protein; the protein is MSAPDTVSSDGVSFDAVSFDALSEDSLRAAGSLKWTKYGTAIGAFVAEMDVGTAPVVTRALHEAVDAAAFGYLPAAVQQDLAAACARWQAERYGWAVPAARVAPLADVVAGLTAAIDHFTPPGAPVVLPTPAYMPFLRVPGERGREVVQVPMVPGADGRPTYDLAGIDRALAGGGLFVHVNPHNPLGRVFTEAEQLGLAEVVARRGARVFADEIHAPLVYRGQAHRPYASLSPVTAGHTVTATSASKAWNLPGLKCAQLLLSNDADAARWAEVGERPEHGCSTLGAIANTVAFTEGGPWLDEVLHHLDGSRRMLADLLAEHLPRVRYTPPEGTYLAWLDCRELGVAEPLGEFFRREAGVALIDGTECGAAGAGHVRLTLATPRPVLRAIVQRMAAAVG